The genomic window GTAGGGCGAGTCGACGCGCCGCACCCCGAGCGTCCGGGCCGCCGCGCCGAGGTCCCCCCCCGCTCGATGAGCTCCACGCCCGGGAAGCGGCCGGCCACGGCCGCGGCCGTGCCGTCGGTCGAGGCGTCATCACCACGACGACCCTGGGGTTTTCCGGCAGCCCAGTCAGGCTTTCCAGATAACTTGAAATTTCGTTAATGCGATTGTGTGTAATCATGACCACGGTGATACGCCCTTCATTCGTTCCCGCTTGCACGACACACCCCCTCCGCCAGCGTGCAACGTCCGTCCGAAGGTGCGCGGCGACGTTCTCATCGCGCGACGACTGGGCTTCTCAACGTACGTCCCAAAGACGCCCCGGACCGCGTACGGGGCGGCCTCCGCGTCGGGCCGCGGTGCCCTTGCGCCCTGCGGCGCCGCCGCTTGAGCATTCCCCGAACGGGCCCTCGCCGGGGCCCCTTCCCGGCGGGTGTCATCTATCGCGCAGTGGTATGAGAATTGCCCAGAAGCCACACCAAATCGTCGATGCCCCTCCCGCGTTGGTCGCTTCGCTAAGCCCGGTGCATCGCAGCCGGCCCGACCCCAACGGCCGCCCCGAGCGGCGAAATCCCGACAGCCATCCGAACCATCGCCGCCTCACATGTAGTCGTTCCGTCGCACCGAATGCATCCCGGAAAGGAATCCATTTTGGAGGAGTCGAGTATGCTGCACTCGCCGCCCGGGCGGATGGCCATCCTGCGCGCCTTGAAGCTGGGCGACATGCTCTGCGCCGTCCCGGCCTTGCGGGCGATCCGGTCGGCATTCCCCGCCGCCGAGGTGGTGCTCGTGGGCCTGCCCTGGGCGAGCGAGTTCGTCGCCCGCTATCCGGCCTACCTCGACGGGTTCCGGGAGTTTCCGGGCTACCCGGGCCTGCCGGAGCGGGAGCCCGACCTCGCCCGGCTCCCGGGCTTCCTCGGGGAGATGCGTGCCGAGCGATTCGACCTCGCCATCCAGATGCACGGATCGGGGCGGATCTCCAACGCGGTCGTCGCGGAGTTCGGCGCCCGAATCACCGCCGGATTCTATGAGCCGGGGATCATGTGTCCCGATCCCGCGACGTTCCTCCCCTTCCCCGAGCGGGGCCTCGAGCTGAGGCGGCTGCTGCAACTGACGGCCCACCTGGGCATCCCGCCCGACGGCGAGGCACTGGAATTCCCGCTGTCCGAGGCGGAGCGATCGGGGGCGGCGGCCCTGGCCCATTCGATTGGCATCGGTTCACGCGATTTCGTGTGCATCCACGGCGGGGCGAGCGTGCCCGAGCGGAGATGGCCGGTCGACCGCTTCGCCGAAGTCGCCGACGCGATGGCGGGGCGGGGCCTGGAGGTCGTGCTGACCGGGTCGGGGGCGGAGGTCGGGATCACCGGGGCCATCGCCCGGGCGATGCGGGCCCCCGCGATCGACCTGGCGGGCAGGACCCCGCTGGGGACGCTGGCGGCGATCCTCGAGCGGGCGCGGCTGCTCGTCTGCAACGACACGGGCGTCTCGCACCTGGCCGACGCGCTGGGGCTGCCCAGCGTCGTGATCTCCACGGGCGACAACCCCGACCGCTGGGCGCCGGCGGACCGGATTCGGCACCGGGTCCTCTGCCGCAACTCGGGCGTGCCCGCGGCGGAGGTGCTCCGCGAGGCGCTGGACCTCCTGTCCGAGCCAAGACGCCCGGCCTCCTCCCCCGGCCGCCCCCTCGCGTCCGAGGTGAGGGACGTCGGCCGATACGCAGGGAGCCTCCTATGACCGCGAGACCCCTTCGCGTCCTGACCTGGCACGTCCACGGCAATTACCTGCTGTACCTGTCCCAGGCGGAGGTGGAGTTCTATCTCCCCGTCGCCCCGGGGCGGCCGGGCTACGGCGGCCGGGGGGACTCGTTCCCCTTCCTGGCCCGGGTCCGGGACGTCCCCGCCGAGGCCGTCCGCGACCTGGAACTCGACTGCATCCTGTTCCAGAACTGGCGGAATTACCTCGAAGATCAGTACGAGATCCTCAGCGAGGAGCAGCGGGCCCTCCCCCGCATCTACCTCGAGCACGACCCGCCTCAGGAGCATCCCACCAACACGCGGCACCCGGTGGACGACCCGAACACGCTGCTCGTCCACGTCACGCCGTTCAACGAGCTGATGTGGGACAGCGGGCGGACGCCGACCCGCGTCATCGAGCACGGCGTCTTCGTGCCCGAGGGGGTGCGCCACACCGGGGAGGTCTCCCGGGGGATCGTCGTCGTCAATCACCTGAAACGCCGGGGACGCCGCCTCGGCGCCGACGTCTTCGAGCGGGCACGCGGGGAGGTCCCCCTCGACCTCGTCGGGATGGACGCCGAGTCGCTCGGCGGCCTGGGCGAGGTCCGGCCCCTGGAGTTGGCGGCGTTCGAGGCGCGTTATCGCTTCTTCTTCAACCCGATCCGCTACACCAGCCTCGGGCTGGCCGTGATCGAGGCGATGATGGTCGGCATGCCCATCGTCGGCCTGGCGACGACCGAGATGGCCACGGCCGTGCGGGACGGCGTCTCCGGCTTCGTCTCCACCGACGTCGGGCGGCTCATCGAGGGGATGAAGCACCTCGTGGCCGACCCCGCGGAGGCACGCCGCTTGGGAGAGGGCGCACGCCTCGCGGCCTCGGAGCGGTTTGCGATCCGCCGCTTCGCGGGGGAATGGGAAGGGACCTTCTCGGACGTGGCCGGGCGTCCCACGCGAGAACGATCGACGGTCGCCCCCGGCTTCGGAGCCACGCCATGAAGCGTCGCCTTCTCTGGATCAGCGAGCATGCCTCGCCCCTCGCCACCCTCGGCGGCGCGGACAGCGGTGGCCAGAACGTCTACGTCGCCCAGGTCGCCCGGCACCTCGCCGCGGCGGGGCATGAGGTGGACATCCTGACCCGGCGGGACGCCGCCGACCTCCCGTCCGCGGTCCTCTCCGCCGACGGCGTCCGCGTCGTCCACGTCCCGGCCGGCCCGCCGGAGCCGGTGCGGAAGGAAGACCTCCTCGGGTACATGGGGGAGTTCGCCGAGTTCGCGATCCGCCACGCCCGGCGACGCGGCGGCAAGTACGACCTCGTGCACGCGAATTTCTTCATGTCGGCGCTCGTGGCCTGCGAGATCAAGCGGGCGACGGGCGTCCCCTTCGTCGTGACGTTCCACGCCCTGGGCAAGGTCCGGCGGGTGCACCAGGGGGGCGCCGACTCGTTCCCTCAGGAGCGCCTGGCCATCGAGGAGCGGGCCGTGGCGGAGGCCGATCGGGTGATCGCCGAGTGCCCGCAGGACGAGCAGGACCTCCTGGAGCACTACCGCGCCGACCCGCGGAAGGTCGAGACGATCCCCTGCGGATTCGACCACTCGGAATTCGGCCCCATCGATCGGGCCGAGGCCAGGCGGAGGCTGGGCCTCCCCGCCGACGGGCCGATCGTGCTCCAGCTCGGCCGCATGGTCCCCCGGAAGGGGGTGGACAACGTCATCCGCGGCCTCGCCCGACTGCGGTCGTCCCGAGGGGTGGCCGCGCGCCTGCTGGTGGTGGGGGGCGAGTCTCGCGAGCCCGACCCGGCGGCCACGCCGGAGATCGGCCGGCTGCTGGAGGTGGCGCGCGAGGAGGGCGTGGCGGACGCGGTCACCTTCGTCGGCAGCCGGGGCCGTCGGGAGCTCCGCGACTACTACGCCGCGGCCGACGTCTTCGCCTCGACCCCCTGGTACGAGCCGTTCGGGATCACGCCCCTGGAGGCGATGGCCTGCGGCACGCCGGTGGTCGGGGCGGCGGTGGGCGGGATCAAGGCGACGGTCGTGGACGGGGAGACGGGCTACCTCGTCCCTCCGCATGACCCCGAGGCCCTCGCCGCACGCCTCGCCGACCTGCTGGGCGACCCCGCCGGGGCCCGGGAGTTCGGCCGCAGGGCGATCCGCCACGTCAACGCCCGGTACACCTGGCGCTCGGTCGCCGGGTCCATCTCGGATCTCTACGAGGTCGTGCTCGGGACCCATCGGGGCACGCGAGCCGGGGCCGGTCGCCTGGCGCGGTCGACCGCGGCGAGGGTGCTCGCGCACCCGGGCTGATGAAAGACATCACCGCGCGGCCCGGAAGCTGGCCGCGCCACCTTGAGGAGGGTTGAAACGTGGCGGAGTTGAACGGGAAGGTCGCGCTCGTGACGGGGGGAGGTCGGGGCCTCGGTGAGGCGATCTGCCGCAACCTCGCGGGCGCCGGGGCGGTGGTGCTCGCCGGGGACGTGCGAGACGACCTCGTCGAGCAGGTCGTCGGCTCGATCCGGGGCAACGGCGGCCGGGCCGAGTCCCTGCGGCTCGACGTCACCGACGAGGAAGGGGCCTCGGACGCGATCGAGCGCATCGTCGGGCGGCACGGCCGCCTCGACGTCCTGGTCAACAACGCGGGGATCGACCTGACCGTCTCGGTCGACCAGCTCTCCGTGGCCGACTGGGACCGCATCCTCGCCGTCAACCTGCGCGGGCCTTTCCTGATGTCCAAGCTCGCCCTGGCCAAGATGCGGGGGCAGGGGGGCGGGCAAATCGTGAACATCGTCTCGACCGCCGCGAAGCGGGCGTGGGCCAACGCCTCGGCCTACCACGCCAGCAAGTGGGGCCTGCTCGGCCTGAGCCATGCCCTGCACGTCGAGGCCCGGCCGCTGAAGATCAAGGTCACCGCGGTCGTGGCCGGCGGCATGCGGACGCCGTTCCTGCTGGACCGGTTCCCGGACCTGGACCCGGGCGTCCTCCAGGACCCGGCGAACGTGGCCGAGACCGTGCGATTCGTCCTCTCCCAGCCGGACGAGACCGTCATCCCCGAGGTGCTGGTCCTGCCGATGCGCGAGAGCTCGTGGCCCTGAGATGGAAACCCACCGCGCGGCATTCCTGGACAAGGATGGGACCTTGGTCGTGGACGTCCCGTACAACGTCGATCCCGACCAGATCCGGCTGGCGCCGGGGGCCGCCGAGGGGCTCGTCCTCCTCCGCGACGCCGGGTTCCGGCTGATCGTGATCTCGAACCAGTCGGGCGTCGCGCGGGGCCTCTTCGCCGAGGCGGCCATCGCGGCGGTCCGCGGACGGCTCGGCGAGCTGCTCGGGGAGATCGGCGTGGCGCTCGACGGCTTCTACTACTGCCCGCACCATCCGCAAGGCGTCGTGCCGGAATATGCGGTGGCCTGCGAGTGCCGCAAGCCCCAGCCCGGCATGATCCTCGCGGCGGCCCGCGACCACGCGATCGACCTGGGCCGCTCCTGGTTCCTCGGCGACATCCTCGACGACGTCGAGGCGGGCCGCCGGGCCGGCTGCCGGACGGCGCTCATCGCCAACGGCAACGAGACCGAATGGGAACGCTCGCCCCTGCGGTGGCCGGACGTCGTGGCACGCGACCTCGCCGAGGCCGCCCGGCTGATCACGGCCGCCCCCGACGCGGGCCCTCGACCCGACGCGAACATCCACCCGACCGGAGAATGACCGTGAGCACCAGCCTGCCCCGGATCGTCGACGCCTTCGCCGGGCTGCACGTCCTCGTCATCGGCGAGTCGATGCTGGACTGCTACCTCCAGGGCTCGACCAGCCGGCTCTGCCCGGAGGCGCCGGTGCCGATCGTCGACTTCGGGGCAAGGTCCGAGCAGCCCGGTGGAGCCGCGAACTCGGCCTTCAACGCGCTCTGCCTCGGCGCCGAGGTCTCGTTCCTCTCGGTCGTCGGCGACGACCCCGAGGGCGAGTCCGTCGTGCGGCAGCTCGCGCGGCGGGGCATCGATCCGGCGGACGTCCTGTCCCAGCGCGGGCGGAGGACCCTGGCGAAGCAGCGAGTCCTCGCGGGATCGCAGCTCCTGCTCCGCCTTGATTCGGGGGACACCGGGCCGATCTCGCCCGAGGTCGAGGATCGCCTCGTCGATCGGCTCGTGGGCCTCTGGCGTCGCTGCGACGCGGCGGTGGTCTCGGATTACGGCTATGGCGTCCTTTCCCCCCGCGTGATCGGGAAGCTGGGGGAGCTGCAGTCCGACCTCCCGCGCATTTTGGTCGTCGATTCGAAGCGACTGGCCCTCTATCGCGACGCGAGTCCGACGGCCGTGAAGCCGAACTGCCGCGAGGCCCTGCGCCTGCTGGACGTGCCCGGGCCCTCTTCGGCCTCGGAGCGCGTCGACTGGATGGCCGCGCGGGGGGCGAGGATCCTGGACATCTCCGGCGCCCGCATCGCCTCGGTGACGCTCGACTCCGAGGGGGCCCTCGTCTTCGAGCGCGACCGGCCGGCGTACCGGACCTTCGCCAAGGCCGACCGCGACTCGCGGGTCGCCGGCGCGGGGGACACCTTCGCGGCCACGATCGCCCTGGCCCTGGCGGCGGGTGCGGAGACGCCCGCGGCCGCCGACCTCGCCTCGGCCGCCTCGGCCGTGGTGATCGGCAAGGAAGGCACGGCGACCTGCTCCGCGGCCGAGCTCCGCGACAGGGTCTCGCCGGCCGGCAAGTCGCTCGCCGATCGGGCGGAGCTGGCCGATTGCGTCGCGGGCCATCGCCGCCTCGGCCGCCGAATCGTCTTCACGAACGGCTGCTTCGACATCCTCCACCGGGGCCACATCTCGTACCTCAGCCGGGCCAAGGCGCTCGGCGACGTGCTCATCGTCGGCGTCAACTCGGACGAGGGGATCCGCCGGCTCAAGGGGCCGACCCGCCCGATCAACGCCCTGGAGGACCGGCTCCAGGTCCTCTCGGCCCTGAGCTGCGTCGATCACGTAATCCCGTTCGACGAGCCCACCCCGCACGAGCTGATCCGCGTCGTCCGCCCGGACACCTTCGTCAAGGGCGGGGACTACACGCGGGCCACACTCCCCGAGGCGTCGCTCGTGGAGGAATTCGGCGGCACGGTGGAGATCCTGTCCTTCCTGGCCGACCGCTCGACCACCGACATCATCGCGAGGATCCGCCGCGCCTACGGCGAAGGGGCAGGGGGGGCGGACGGCCACCCGCCCCTCGGCGCTGCGGCCGACACGTGGGCCGACCACGCGCCGGCCCTCGGCGGGGGGAACGGTGTCTGACATGAGCACGAGCGACGCCTGGTGCCGAGCCCGCCACATCCTCTGCGTCCGCCTGGACGCGATGGGGGACCTGCTCATGACGGTCCCCGCGATCCGGGCGCTGCGCGAGGCGGTCCCCGGCCGCCGCGTGACGCTGCTGACGTCGCCCTCGGGGGCCGAGGCCGCCGCGCTCATCCCCTGCGTGGACGACGTGATCATCTACGACGCGCCCTGGATGAAGGCCGCGGCCCCACGCGCCGATCCCGGCCCGGACCTCGCGATCGTGGAGCGGCTCGCCCGGGCCGGCCTCGAGGCGGCGGCGATCTTCGCGGTATACAGCCAGAATCCCCTCCCGTCGGCCATGCTCTGCTACCTGGCCGGGATCCCGCTCCGCCTGGCCCACTGCCGGGAGAACCCGTATCAGTTGCTCACGGACTGGGTCCCCGAGCGCGAGCCGCAGCAGCTCATCCGCCACGAGGTTCGCCGGCAGCTCGACCTGGTCGCCGCGGTCGGCTGCCGCGCGGCCGATGAGCGGATGCAGATCCGGATCCCCGAGGTCGCGAGAGGACGCGTCGATTCCTGGCTGGGGGACCAAGGCCTCGGGACGGGCACCCCCTGGGCCGTGGTCCACCCCGGCTCGACGGCCGCCTCGCGGCGCTATCCGCCGCAGTCGTACGCGGAGGCCGCGACGCGGCTCGTCCGCGACCACGGGGTCCGGCTGGTGTTCACGGGAGGCGCGTCGGAGCGGGAGACGATCCAGTCGATCCGCCTGGCGATGGGCGGCGTCGCGTCGCTCTCGCTGGCGGGCGAGCTGAGCCTCGCCGAGCTCGCGGCCCTGATCGGCCGCGCGCCTTTGCTGATCTCGAACAACACCGGCCCGGTCCACGTCGCCGCGTCGGTGGGTACGCCGGTGGTGGACCTGTACGCGCTGACCAACCCGCAGCACACCCCCTGGGGAGTGCCGAGTCGGGTCCTCAATCACGACGTCCCCTGCAAGTACTGCTACAAGAGCGTCTGCCCGGAGGGGCACCACGACTGCCTCCGCCTCGTCACGCCCGGCCAGGTCGTCGCCGCGGCGATCGAGCTGCTGGGGCTGGCCGGCCCAATGGCGCGAGCCGAGACGACCGGATCCGTGGCCTGAACCGGAACCCCTGGAGAACGCGTGATGTATACCCTCGGGATCAACGCCGCCTACCACGACTCGTCCGCCTGCCTCGTCCGCGACGGCGTGGTGGTCGCCGCGTCGGAGGACGAGCGGTTCACGCACATCAAGCACGCCAAACGCCCTGTCCCCTTCTCGACGTGGGAGCTCCCGTTCCACGCGATCGACGACTGCCTGAAGCACGCGGGGATCACCCTGGCCGAGGTGGACCACGTCGCCTATTCGTACGACCCGCACCTGCTGCTAGGGAGGCACGCGAGAGACGCGACGATCACGCTGCCGCTCGAGCCCAGCGCGCATCCGAGGCCGGCGGAGTGGGAGGCGGCCTGGGATCCCCTCTTCCTCTCGTCGATCGTCAACGCGCCCCGGCAACTCGCCGACGGCGCCCCGCACCACCTGCGCGACCGGTTCCGGGGCGTCCGGCCCGATGGACCCTTCCGCTGGCACTTCGTCGCCCACCACCTGGCCCACGCGGCGAGCGCCTTCCACGTCTCGCCGTTCGAGGAGGCGGCGGTGATGACGCTCGACGGCCGCGGCGAGAAGGCGACCACGGGCTACGCCGTCGGCCGGGGGAGCGACCTCGAATGGCTCGGCCAGGTCCACATGCCGCACTCGCTGGGCCTCCTGTATGAAGACGTGACCGACTACCTCGGCTTCCTCCGCTCGTCGGACGAGTACAAGGTGATGGCGCTGGCCTCCTACGGGAAGCCGCGGTACGCGTCCGAGTTCCGCAAGATGATCCGGCTCGGCGACGGCGGGGACTACGCGATCGAGCCGACGCGACTGGAGGAGCGGTTCGGCCCGGCCCGCCGCCGCGGCGGCCCGCTCGAGGCCCGGCACTTCGACATCGCCCACTCGCTGCAGGCCGTCCTCGAGGAGACCGTCGTTGAGCTGTCGCGATGGCTGCACGCCGCCTCCGGCTGCGGGGATCTCTGCATGGCCGGCGGCGTCGCGCTGAACTGCGTGATGAACGCCCGCGTGCGCGACCGCGGCCCGTTCCGGCGGGTCTGGATCCAGCCCGCGGCCGGCGACGCCGGTACTTCGCTGGGCGCGGCCGTCTGGGTGGACGCGAAGGAGCGGGGCGACGGCACCCGGCCGTACACGATGGACCACGCCTACCTCGGCCCGAGCTACGGCGACGACGAGATCGAGGCCTTCCTCAAGTGGTCGAAGCTCCCCTATCGCCGCCTCCACGACGTCGCCGGGCAGACGGCGGAGATCCTCGCGCGAGACGAGGTCATCGGCTGGTTCCAGGGGCGCATGGAGTTCGGCCCCAGGGCCCTCGGCTCGCGGTCGATCCTGGCCTCCCCGATCCACCCGGAGATGCAGGCGAGGCTCAACGAGATCAAGGATCGCGAGGATTTCCGCCCGGTCGCCCCGGTCGTCCTGGAGGAGGCGGCGTCCGAGTGGTTCGACGGCGCCGGGGTCTCGCCCTTCATGCTGTTCATCCACGACGTGCGCCCGGACAAGGCCGACCGCATCCCGGCCGTCCGGCACACCGACGGCACGGCGCGGATCCAGACGGTGAACCGAGCCCAGCACCCGCTCTACTACGACCTGATCAAGGCCTTCGCCGCCCGCACGGGGGTCCCGGTGCTGGTCAACACGTCGTTCAACACCCGGGGCGAGCCGATCGTCTGCACCCCGAGGGACGCGGTCGAATCGTTCTGGACCTCGCCGCTGGACGCGCTCGTGATCGGCTCGTTCCTGCTCGAGAAGCGGCGGACGGAGGCGTGATCATGACCTTGCGAGCCACGATCGTGGTCCCCACCTACCGGAGGCCGGACCTGCTGGACCGCTGCCTCCAGGCCCTCACCGCCCTGGACTTCGACCCGGCGGAGGGCGAGATCGTCGTGGCGGACGACGCCGGGAGCGAGGAGACGCGGACGCAGGTCGAGGGGTGGGCACGCCGCTCGGCGATCCCGATCCGTTATGCGACGCCCGCCTCGGCCCACGGGCCTGCCGCGGCCCGGAACGCGGGATGGCGGGCGGGGCAGGGGGGCATCGTCGCCTTCACCGACGACGACTGCATCCCCGACCCGCGCTGGCTGGCGGAGGGCGTGGCCGCGATCGAAGCGGGCGCCGACGCCGCCTCCGGTCGCGTCGTCGTCCCGCTCCCGGAGCGGCCGACGGACTACGAGCGCGACGCCGCCGGCCTCGCGCGGGCGGAGTTCGTGACCGCCAGCTGCTTCGTCCGGCGTGATGTCCTGGAGTCCGTGGGCGGCTTCGACGAACGGTACGCCCAGGCCTGGCGGGAGGACAGCGACCTCCAGTTCGCCCTCCTGGAGCGGGGGTGCCGCATCGACCGGGCCTCGCGGGCGGTCGTCGTCCATCCGGTCCGCCCGGCCCCGTGGGGGATCAGCCTCCGGCAGCAGCGCAAGAGCCTATTCAACGCCCTCCTGTACAAGAAATTCCCGGATCGATACCGGCGGCAAATCCGGGCCTCGCCCCCCTGGGACTACTACGCGACCATCGGGGCGATGGCGACGGCAGCAGCCGCGGCCTACTCCGGTTCCCCGCGGATCGCACTGGCGGCGGCCGCCATCTGGGCGGCACTCACCGTCCGGTTCTGCGCCCGCCGCCTGCGGCACGCGGCGACCGACCCTCGCCACGTGCTCGAGATGGCCGTGACCTCGGCCCTGATCCCGCCGCTCTCGGTGTTCTGGCGGCTGTACGGGGCGTTCAAGTTCCGCGTCCTCTTCCTGTGATCGTGCCCTGCCCAGAAGGGAAGTGATCCATGGACCTGCCGAGATTCCTCCAGGTCGAGCCCGTCGGCCAGTGCAACCTGCGCTGCCAGATGTGCTCGATCCAGTTCCGGCCGGACGGCCCGCCCCACGGCCCGCCGGCCTTCATGGATTTCGACGTGTTCACGCGGCTGCTCGACCAGTTCCCGGGCCTGGAGGAGCTCCAGCTCCAGGGCCTCGGGGAGCCGATGATGCACCCGCGGTTCTTCGACATGATCGAGCTCGCCGCCGGCCGGGGCATCCGGGTCAGCACCAACACCAACGCCACGTACCTGAACGAGAGTCGGGCCGAGCGGTGCGTCACGAGCGGGCTCGCGGAGATCCACATCTCGATCGACGGCGCCACCGCGGAGACCTACGAGGGCATCCGTGTCCGCGCCCACTTCGATCGGGTGATCGCCAACGTCGAGGAGCTGGTGGCGGCCCGCCGGCGGCTCCGCTCCGCGACGCCCCGCATCCGGATGGTGGTGGTGGCGATGCGGAAGAACCTCCGCGAGTTCCCCGACCTCGTCCGCCTGGCGCACCGGCTGGGGATCGACACGGTGTTCGTGCAACATCTCTGCCACGACTTCGGCGAGTCCAGCCTGCCGGCCTACTACCGCTCGATGAGAGACTTCGTCGACGCGGAGACGCTCACGCGACTGACCCAGGACGAGGTCGGCCCGCACTTCGACGAGGCCCGTCGCGTGGCCGGCGAGCTGAGCGTGGACCTCCGCCTCCCCCGCACGCGGCCCCGCGCCCACCCCCCGGGCACCCCGGGCCGTCGGCGTTGCGACTGGCCCTGGCGCGGGGCCTACGTCAGCTATCAGGGGCTCGCCATGCCCTGCTGCATGGTGTCCACGCCGGACCGGATCAACTTCGGCAGCATGGCCGAACGGGGAGTCGAGCCGATCTGGAACGGAGTCGAGTACGAGGCGTTCCGCGAGCAACTTTCTACCGAGACACCGCCGGAAGTCTGCCGATCCTGCGCGATCTATTCCGGCACCTTCTGATCCGGGGTTCGTCCGGAGTCCCGGCTCGCCGCACGCCAGCTCCATCGCGCCAATCCCCCTGACAAGCACAGGACGCCGAGGAATCACCATGACCTTCCGCGAGACTCTGGATCGTCACCTCCGAGCCATCCGCGATCGCGACCTCCCGGGCCTGCTGGAGACGGTCGCCCCGGATGAGCTGACTTTGATCACGTCCGACGGCCGGCTCGTCCGCTCGACGGGCGAGTTCGCCGAGATGCACCGGGGCTGGTTCGCGGAGAAGACCTGGACGCTCGACGCGGAGGTCGTGAGCGTGTTCGAGTCGCCCGAGCTCGCATCCGTGATCCTCCGCCTCGACTATCGAGACGACCCCGCGGGGCGCCCCCCGATCCGGGAGGCGAGCTACCTGTCCCTGGTCTTCGCCCTGCGCGAGGGGCGCTGGCTGATGGTCCAGGATCAGAACACGCCTATCCGATCGCGGCCCGAGGCGGGCTGAAAAGGGTCGCCCGGGGCATCGGCTGAAAGATGAATTTTGCGAAGCATGCGACTCCAGGGATGCCCCGAACCCTCCGCGGACGGACGGCGGCATGCCCGTTGCGGACGTAGCCGGCCCTCTTCCGTCGATCGCGGCGCGGCTTCCGGGCGAGCACTTCGTCGCCGGGGATCGGTCCCATGCCCGCCGCGCCCCGCGTCCCGACGAGCCCCGCCACGTAACAGACCGCGTTCGCGAACAACAGCAGGGAGCCAGGCATGCCGCAGGATCCGAGAGAAAAAGGCTCGAAGCCGCCCCATCCTTCCCAGCAGCAGGCGCCCCCGGGCCTGGAGTCCGAGATGGATCCGCCGCCGGATTACGGCGAGAAGAGCTACAAGGGCACGGGCAAGCTGGCGGGCAAGTCGGCGATCATCACCGGCGGCGACAGCGGCATCGGCCGGGCCGTGG from Aquisphaera giovannonii includes these protein-coding regions:
- a CDS encoding glycosyltransferase family 9 protein; this translates as MLHSPPGRMAILRALKLGDMLCAVPALRAIRSAFPAAEVVLVGLPWASEFVARYPAYLDGFREFPGYPGLPEREPDLARLPGFLGEMRAERFDLAIQMHGSGRISNAVVAEFGARITAGFYEPGIMCPDPATFLPFPERGLELRRLLQLTAHLGIPPDGEALEFPLSEAERSGAAALAHSIGIGSRDFVCIHGGASVPERRWPVDRFAEVADAMAGRGLEVVLTGSGAEVGITGAIARAMRAPAIDLAGRTPLGTLAAILERARLLVCNDTGVSHLADALGLPSVVISTGDNPDRWAPADRIRHRVLCRNSGVPAAEVLREALDLLSEPRRPASSPGRPLASEVRDVGRYAGSLL
- a CDS encoding glycosyltransferase, whose protein sequence is MTARPLRVLTWHVHGNYLLYLSQAEVEFYLPVAPGRPGYGGRGDSFPFLARVRDVPAEAVRDLELDCILFQNWRNYLEDQYEILSEEQRALPRIYLEHDPPQEHPTNTRHPVDDPNTLLVHVTPFNELMWDSGRTPTRVIEHGVFVPEGVRHTGEVSRGIVVVNHLKRRGRRLGADVFERARGEVPLDLVGMDAESLGGLGEVRPLELAAFEARYRFFFNPIRYTSLGLAVIEAMMVGMPIVGLATTEMATAVRDGVSGFVSTDVGRLIEGMKHLVADPAEARRLGEGARLAASERFAIRRFAGEWEGTFSDVAGRPTRERSTVAPGFGATP
- a CDS encoding glycosyltransferase family 4 protein — translated: MKRRLLWISEHASPLATLGGADSGGQNVYVAQVARHLAAAGHEVDILTRRDAADLPSAVLSADGVRVVHVPAGPPEPVRKEDLLGYMGEFAEFAIRHARRRGGKYDLVHANFFMSALVACEIKRATGVPFVVTFHALGKVRRVHQGGADSFPQERLAIEERAVAEADRVIAECPQDEQDLLEHYRADPRKVETIPCGFDHSEFGPIDRAEARRRLGLPADGPIVLQLGRMVPRKGVDNVIRGLARLRSSRGVAARLLVVGGESREPDPAATPEIGRLLEVAREEGVADAVTFVGSRGRRELRDYYAAADVFASTPWYEPFGITPLEAMACGTPVVGAAVGGIKATVVDGETGYLVPPHDPEALAARLADLLGDPAGAREFGRRAIRHVNARYTWRSVAGSISDLYEVVLGTHRGTRAGAGRLARSTAARVLAHPG
- a CDS encoding SDR family oxidoreductase, whose translation is MAELNGKVALVTGGGRGLGEAICRNLAGAGAVVLAGDVRDDLVEQVVGSIRGNGGRAESLRLDVTDEEGASDAIERIVGRHGRLDVLVNNAGIDLTVSVDQLSVADWDRILAVNLRGPFLMSKLALAKMRGQGGGQIVNIVSTAAKRAWANASAYHASKWGLLGLSHALHVEARPLKIKVTAVVAGGMRTPFLLDRFPDLDPGVLQDPANVAETVRFVLSQPDETVIPEVLVLPMRESSWP
- a CDS encoding D-glycero-alpha-D-manno-heptose-1,7-bisphosphate 7-phosphatase produces the protein METHRAAFLDKDGTLVVDVPYNVDPDQIRLAPGAAEGLVLLRDAGFRLIVISNQSGVARGLFAEAAIAAVRGRLGELLGEIGVALDGFYYCPHHPQGVVPEYAVACECRKPQPGMILAAARDHAIDLGRSWFLGDILDDVEAGRRAGCRTALIANGNETEWERSPLRWPDVVARDLAEAARLITAAPDAGPRPDANIHPTGE
- the rfaE2 gene encoding D-glycero-beta-D-manno-heptose 1-phosphate adenylyltransferase, which produces MSTSLPRIVDAFAGLHVLVIGESMLDCYLQGSTSRLCPEAPVPIVDFGARSEQPGGAANSAFNALCLGAEVSFLSVVGDDPEGESVVRQLARRGIDPADVLSQRGRRTLAKQRVLAGSQLLLRLDSGDTGPISPEVEDRLVDRLVGLWRRCDAAVVSDYGYGVLSPRVIGKLGELQSDLPRILVVDSKRLALYRDASPTAVKPNCREALRLLDVPGPSSASERVDWMAARGARILDISGARIASVTLDSEGALVFERDRPAYRTFAKADRDSRVAGAGDTFAATIALALAAGAETPAAADLASAASAVVIGKEGTATCSAAELRDRVSPAGKSLADRAELADCVAGHRRLGRRIVFTNGCFDILHRGHISYLSRAKALGDVLIVGVNSDEGIRRLKGPTRPINALEDRLQVLSALSCVDHVIPFDEPTPHELIRVVRPDTFVKGGDYTRATLPEASLVEEFGGTVEILSFLADRSTTDIIARIRRAYGEGAGGADGHPPLGAAADTWADHAPALGGGNGV
- a CDS encoding glycosyltransferase family 9 protein, which codes for MSTSDAWCRARHILCVRLDAMGDLLMTVPAIRALREAVPGRRVTLLTSPSGAEAAALIPCVDDVIIYDAPWMKAAAPRADPGPDLAIVERLARAGLEAAAIFAVYSQNPLPSAMLCYLAGIPLRLAHCRENPYQLLTDWVPEREPQQLIRHEVRRQLDLVAAVGCRAADERMQIRIPEVARGRVDSWLGDQGLGTGTPWAVVHPGSTAASRRYPPQSYAEAATRLVRDHGVRLVFTGGASERETIQSIRLAMGGVASLSLAGELSLAELAALIGRAPLLISNNTGPVHVAASVGTPVVDLYALTNPQHTPWGVPSRVLNHDVPCKYCYKSVCPEGHHDCLRLVTPGQVVAAAIELLGLAGPMARAETTGSVA